Proteins encoded by one window of Acidimicrobiales bacterium:
- a CDS encoding Mrp/NBP35 family ATP-binding protein, with protein sequence MPVTEAAVLDALRPVEDPELRRSIVDLGMVRGIAIDGPQVQVKVALTVAGCPLRSEIDRRVSGALTALDGVDRVGVDFTVMTDEERMALRQRLHGDPAATAGTHQAHGHAEGRAIPFADPSSRTRVLLVASGKGGVGKSSVTTNLSVALARRGHRVAVVDADVWGFSIPRMLGVDRPPVVIDEMLVPPVAHGVACISMGFFAQEDQPVIWRGPMLHKALEQFLTDVFWDDPDFLVVDLPPGTGDISISLSQFLPRAEVYVVTTPQPAAQRVAQRAAFMAQKVRLEVKGVVENMSWFTGDDGKRYEIFGAGGGQELADRLDVPLIGRVPLVPALRAGSDTGRPIVVTDPDGEAALAFAAMAETIDVELAPTRRYHPQLNIV encoded by the coding sequence ATGCCCGTGACCGAAGCGGCCGTCCTCGACGCCCTCCGCCCCGTGGAGGACCCCGAGCTGCGCCGCAGCATCGTCGACCTCGGCATGGTCCGCGGCATCGCCATCGACGGCCCGCAGGTCCAGGTCAAGGTGGCGCTGACCGTCGCCGGCTGCCCGCTGCGCAGCGAGATCGACCGCCGGGTGAGCGGCGCCCTCACCGCCCTCGACGGGGTCGACCGGGTCGGCGTCGACTTCACGGTCATGACCGACGAGGAGCGCATGGCCCTGCGCCAGCGCCTCCACGGCGACCCCGCGGCCACGGCCGGGACCCACCAGGCGCACGGCCACGCGGAGGGCCGGGCCATCCCGTTCGCCGACCCGTCGTCGCGCACCCGCGTGCTCCTCGTCGCCTCGGGCAAGGGCGGGGTCGGCAAGTCGTCGGTGACCACCAACCTCTCCGTCGCCCTCGCCCGGCGGGGCCACCGCGTCGCCGTCGTCGACGCCGACGTGTGGGGCTTCTCGATCCCCCGCATGCTCGGCGTCGACCGCCCGCCCGTCGTCATCGACGAGATGCTCGTGCCCCCGGTCGCCCACGGCGTGGCCTGCATCTCGATGGGCTTCTTCGCCCAGGAGGACCAGCCGGTCATCTGGCGGGGGCCGATGCTGCACAAGGCCCTCGAGCAGTTCCTCACCGACGTGTTCTGGGACGACCCCGACTTCCTCGTCGTCGACCTGCCCCCCGGCACCGGCGACATCTCGATCTCGCTGTCGCAGTTCCTCCCGCGGGCCGAGGTCTACGTGGTGACCACCCCCCAGCCGGCGGCCCAGCGGGTGGCCCAGCGGGCCGCGTTCATGGCCCAGAAGGTCCGCCTCGAGGTGAAGGGCGTGGTCGAGAACATGAGCTGGTTCACCGGCGACGACGGCAAGCGCTACGAGATCTTCGGCGCCGGCGGCGGGCAGGAGCTGGCCGACCGGCTGGACGTGCCGCTCATCGGCCGGGTGCCGCTCGTCCCCGCCCTGCGGGCGGGCTCGGACACGGGCCGCCCCATCGTCGTCACCGACCCCGACGGCGAGGCGGCGCTGGCCTTCGCGGCGATGGCCGAGACGATCGACGTCGAGCTGGCGCCCACCCGTCGTTACCACCCGCAGCTGAACATCGTCTAG
- a CDS encoding helix-turn-helix domain-containing protein, with translation MDGAPLTPTEFSAAVTAITSAFGDPTRRHVYLFVHEHEDGVTAAEVASRFGMHPNVARHHLDKLTAGGYLEVAVTRTGTGAGRPSKRYRAAQAGMTLEFPARRDDLLVTLLGRALSRLPRAEAEAMAEEVGVEYGRAMAGGMAAPGEAHRSFRAALHAVADALTAHGFAARAESSGSELRIVSEHCPFGGAAIEHPVICAVDRGMVRGMLEGLYGESQTSTASSLPQGDDVCVTSVAGS, from the coding sequence GTGGACGGGGCTCCGCTGACGCCGACCGAGTTCTCGGCGGCCGTCACCGCCATCACCTCGGCGTTCGGCGACCCGACCAGGCGGCACGTGTACCTGTTCGTCCACGAGCACGAGGACGGGGTGACGGCCGCCGAGGTGGCCTCCCGGTTCGGCATGCACCCGAACGTCGCCCGCCACCACCTCGACAAGCTGACCGCCGGCGGCTACCTGGAGGTGGCGGTCACCCGGACCGGCACCGGCGCCGGCCGCCCGTCGAAGCGCTACCGGGCCGCCCAGGCCGGCATGACCCTCGAGTTCCCGGCCCGCCGCGACGACCTGCTCGTCACCCTGCTCGGCCGGGCCCTCAGCCGCCTGCCGCGGGCCGAGGCCGAGGCCATGGCCGAGGAGGTCGGGGTCGAGTACGGGCGGGCCATGGCCGGCGGCATGGCCGCGCCGGGCGAGGCCCACCGCTCGTTCAGGGCCGCCCTCCACGCCGTGGCCGACGCGCTCACCGCCCACGGCTTCGCGGCGAGGGCCGAGTCCAGCGGCAGCGAGCTGCGCATCGTCAGCGAGCACTGCCCGTTCGGCGGGGCGGCCATCGAGCACCCGGTGATCTGCGCCGTCGACCGCGGGATGGTGCGGGGGATGCTGGAGGGGCTCTACGGCGAGTCGCAGACGTCCACGGCGTCGTCGCTGCCCCAGGGCGACGACGTCTGCGTCACCTCCGTCGCCGGCTCCTGA
- a CDS encoding cysteine desulfurase family protein, translating to MTRHYLDHASTSPVRPEAVGAMVGWLRSPAADPSRSHAEGLRARAAVEEAREQVAALVGARSREVVFTSGATEAIAAAVWGASERGRHVVVPAVEHSAVREASARAGEVTVVGVDRTGRVDPGEVLAAVRPDTALVHVQWGNHEVGTVQPVAEVVAGCRERGVLVHVDAAQAVGHVPVAFDDLGADLLSLSGHKLGGPPGVGALLVRRGLRLRPLLVGGDQERARRAGLENVPAVAGLGAAAEAVAGRLDAEAAEAGRLTGRVAAAAAGMDGVEVYGDPDHRLPHVVCLGLAGVEPQPVLIGLDRAGIAVHSGNSCSSEALEPSPVLAAMGVDAARSLRVSVGWSTTDADVDAFLAALPPILADLRALARQA from the coding sequence GTGACCCGCCACTACCTCGACCACGCGTCGACCTCGCCCGTCCGGCCCGAGGCCGTCGGTGCCATGGTCGGGTGGCTGCGGTCGCCGGCCGCCGACCCGTCCCGCTCCCACGCGGAGGGGCTGCGGGCCAGGGCCGCGGTCGAGGAGGCGAGGGAGCAGGTGGCCGCGCTCGTCGGCGCCCGGTCGCGGGAGGTCGTGTTCACGAGCGGGGCGACCGAGGCAATCGCCGCCGCCGTGTGGGGCGCGTCCGAGCGGGGCCGGCACGTCGTCGTCCCCGCCGTCGAGCACTCCGCCGTGCGGGAGGCGTCGGCCCGGGCCGGCGAGGTGACCGTCGTGGGCGTGGACCGCACCGGGCGGGTCGACCCCGGCGAGGTGCTGGCCGCCGTGCGGCCCGACACGGCGCTCGTGCACGTGCAGTGGGGCAACCACGAGGTCGGCACCGTCCAGCCGGTGGCCGAGGTGGTGGCCGGGTGCCGGGAGCGGGGGGTGCTCGTCCACGTCGACGCCGCCCAGGCCGTCGGCCACGTGCCCGTCGCCTTCGACGACCTCGGCGCCGACCTCCTGTCGCTCAGCGGCCACAAGCTGGGCGGCCCGCCCGGGGTCGGCGCCCTGCTGGTGCGGCGGGGCCTGCGGCTGCGGCCCCTGCTCGTCGGCGGCGACCAGGAGCGGGCCAGGCGGGCCGGGCTCGAGAACGTGCCCGCCGTCGCCGGGCTCGGGGCGGCCGCCGAGGCGGTGGCCGGCCGGCTCGACGCCGAGGCGGCCGAGGCCGGCCGGCTGACCGGCCGGGTGGCGGCCGCCGCCGCGGGGATGGACGGGGTCGAGGTCTACGGCGACCCCGACCACCGCCTCCCCCACGTCGTCTGCCTCGGCCTCGCCGGCGTGGAGCCCCAGCCCGTGCTCATCGGCCTCGACCGGGCCGGCATCGCCGTGCACTCGGGCAACTCGTGCTCGTCGGAGGCGCTGGAGCCGTCGCCGGTGCTGGCGGCCATGGGCGTCGACGCCGCCCGCTCGCTGCGGGTGTCGGTCGGGTGGAGCACCACCGACGCCGACGTGGACGCCTTCCTCGCCGCCCTACCCCCGATCCTCGCCGACCTGCGGGCCCTCGCCCGCCAGGCGTAG